A single region of the Malus sylvestris chromosome 8, drMalSylv7.2, whole genome shotgun sequence genome encodes:
- the LOC126630969 gene encoding polyadenylate-binding protein-interacting protein 6-like, producing the protein MKPGFSSLNPYAAAYIPLSKRETDDRTYVTTKDSSRSNESVWFGNPQNFTHNQHHSKAYLESDAPGTATLQSPKSYAVKSYPAHGYYGSSSQNVIKVSENEDFDMDMEYLGMSFPGISDQSLSDVYLANRGDLDATIDMLNQLEFESSESLPDTLDIGDVSESGLVGNSAWKQKNVAGEASGSPKS; encoded by the exons ATGAAGCCAGGATTTTCTTCTTTGAATCCCTACGCAGCAGCATACATTCCACTCTCGAAGAGGGAGACAGATGATAGAACTTATGTGACAACAAAAGATTCTAGCCGCAGCAACGAGTCAGTCTGGTTTGGGAACCCTCAGAATTTTACCCATAATCAACACCATAGCAAAGCTTATCTTGAATCTGATGCCCCTGGTACTGCAACACTACAGAGTCCAAAGTCATATGCTGTAAAGAGCTACCCTGCTCATGGCTATTATGGTTCATCTTCGCAGAATGTGATTAAAGTGTCAGAAAATGAAGATTTTGATATGGATATGGAATATCTTGGGATGTCATTTCCTGGTATATCTGATCAGTCCCTTAGTGATGTGTATTTGGCAAATAGGGGCGACCTGGATGCCACCATTGACATGCTGAACCAACTTGAG TTTGAATCTTCTGAAAGTCTTCCAGACACTTTGGACATTGGAGATGTTTCTGAATCTGGGTTGGTGGGCAATAGTGCATGGAAGCAGAAGAATGTAGCAGGTGAAGCCAGCGGTTCGCCCAAATCGTAG
- the LOC126630957 gene encoding uncharacterized protein LOC126630957, with protein sequence MGVDYYNVLKVNRNAGEDDLKKGYRRLAMKWHPDKNPNNKKEAEAKFKQISEAYEVLSDSQKRAIYDQYGEEGLKDMPPPGSGGSPFGNGGGAGSKGFNPRNAEDIFAEFFGSSPFGFGSPGAGKSMRFSSDGSGGFGGFGGNENTFRSYSEGVTRKKPPAVESKLPCSLEELYAGSTRKMKISRTVVDANGRQVLEQEILTIEVKPGWKKGTKITFPDKGNEQLGQLPADLVFVIDEKPHDTYKRDGNDLIVNQKVSLSEALGGTTLQLTTLDGRDLSIPVTDIVSPGYELLVAREGMPIAKGPANRGDLKIKFEVKFPTRLTPEQRSTLKRTLTG encoded by the exons ATGGGGGTGGATTATTATAACGTGTTGAAGGTAAACAGAAATGCTGGAGAGGATGATCTGAAGAAGGGATATAGGAGGCTGGCAATGAAATGGCACCCTGATAAGAACCCTAATAACAAGAAAGAAGCAGAAGCCAAATTCAAGCAGATCTCCGAGGCTTACGAG GTCTTGAGTGATTCTCAAAAGAGAGCGATTTACGATCAGTATGGCGAAGAAGGATTGAAAGACATGCCACCTCCAGGAAGTGGTGGTTCCCCGTTTGGAAATGGCGGCGGAGCTGGATCAAAAGGGTTTAATCCTAGGAATGCAGAGGATATCTTTGCCGAATTCTTCGGAAGTAgtccttttggatttggatcACCAGGAGCTGGGAAGTCTATGAGATTCTCGTCTGATGGAAGCGGAGGGTTTGGGGGATTTGGAGGTAACGAAAATACTTTTCGATCATATAGTGAGGGTGTTACTCGAAAGAAACCGCCGGCAGTGGAGAGCAAATTGCCTTGCAGCCTTGAAGAACTGTATGCTGGATCAACACGGAAAATGAAGATATCAAGAACTGTGGTTGATGCAAATGG ACGCCAAGTGCTGGAGCAAGAAATATTGACAATCGAAGTGAAGCCAGGATGGAAGAAGGGAACCAAGATTACGTTTCCTGATAAGGGTAATGAACAGCTTGGCCAGCTGCCGGCAGACCTTGTCTTCGTGATTGATGAGAAGCCTCATGACACTTACAAGAGAGATGGCAATGACCTAATTGTGAACCAAAAGGTGTCGTTATCGGAGGCGTTGGGTGGAACCACACTACAGCTTACCACGCTAGATGGTCGTGATCTATCAATCCCGGTGACTGACATTGTGAGCCCCGGGTACGAGCTACTTGTTGCCAGGGAGGGTATGCCGATAGCAAAAGGGCCCGCTAACAGGGGTGACTTGAAGATCAAGTTTGAGGTGAAGTTCCCTACAAGATTGACCCCGGAGCAAAGATCTACACTTAAACGAACTTTGACAGGCTGA